Proteins from a single region of Sesamum indicum cultivar Zhongzhi No. 13 linkage group LG5, S_indicum_v1.0, whole genome shotgun sequence:
- the LOC105162263 gene encoding uncharacterized protein LOC105162263 isoform X2: MYNNFKGKFKGQQLKKMFWKAALTYSVNQHLKTMAEIEKMYPKKNAEQTPYEWLAEIPPVHWARCFFLTKTKFDVLVNNMNESFNHIILEARELPIIQMFEWIRRKFMGRIQVKREEMKKYKGVVCPNIMKKTEVQRLENRNCFPSWAGEDKYELVGYPCCHAIAAIDYHRLKVEDFIDECFKKEVYLKVYNHMIHPVPGMHDFEDSKMGKVDPPNVVIKMGRPKKCRRKDANDVRETTSRRGFTHTCAICLRKGHNKRSCTNPPHPKSKFKQNPNQGRQRSSKSHGASRSRRPSTPPYPPFNENETIQEEVPPIYSQPSQDSMPEIAVQPPLPVQPQIPVQPPIPLQPPPQTASRQPFKSSRATLGETITRGLNVHKSSHEQSK; the protein is encoded by the exons atgtacaataattttaaaggaaaatttAAAGGGCAACAACTAAAAAAGATGTTTTGGAAAGCTGCATTAACTTACAGTGTTAACCAACACTTGAAAACAATGGCTGAGATTGAAAAAAtgtacccaaaaaaaaatgctgAACAAACACCATACGAATGGTTGGCTGAAATACCTCCAGTACATTGGGCAAGATGTTTCTTCCTAACTAAGACAAAGTTTGATGTGCTTGTGAATAACATGAACGAATCCTTCAATCATATTATCCTGGAGGCAAGGGAATTACCAATAATTCAGATGTTTGAATGGATAAGGAGGAAATTCATGGGAAGAATTCAAGTGAAAAGAGAGgagatgaaaaaatacaagggggTTGTTTGTCCTAATATCATGAAGAAAACTGAAGTGCAAAGGCTGGAGAATAGAAACTGCTTTCCTTCTTGGGCAGGGGAAGACAAATACGAG CTTGTGGGATATCCTTGCTGTCATGCCATTGCTGCAATTGATTATCATAGGCTGAAAGTGGAGGATTTCATTGATGAATGCTTCAAGAAGGAAGTGTATTTAAAGGTATACAACCACATGATCCACCCAGTGCCAGGGATGCATGATTTTGAAGATTCAAAGATGGGAAAAGTGGATCCTCCTAATGTAGTAATCAAGATGGGAAG GCCAAAAAAATGTAGAAGGAAGGATGCAAATGATGTGAGGGAAACAACTTCAAGAAGAGGTTTTACCCACACTTGTGCAATATGTTTGAGAAAAGGGCACAATAAAAGAAGTTGCACCAATCCCCCACACCCCAAATCCAAATTCAAGCAG AATCCCAACCAAGGCAGACAAAGATCCAGCAAGTCACATGGTGCATCAAGATCTAGAAGACCTAGTACCCCACCTTATCCACCTTTTAATGAGAATGAGACAATTCAAGAAGAG GTACCTCCAATTTATTCCCAACCATCTCAAGATTCCATGCCCGAAATTGCAGTTCAGCCCCCACTTCCAGTTCAGCCACAAATTCCAGTTCAGCCACCAATTCCACTTCAGCCACCACCTCAAACAGCTTCAAGACAACCTTTTAAG AGTAGCAGAGCAACACTAGGTGAGACTATCACTAGAGGATTGAATGTGCATAAATCATCACATGAACAG AGCAAATAA
- the LOC105162262 gene encoding uncharacterized protein LOC105162262: protein MGYIYEAMGRAKKAIAASFSNIEEKYKDVFALIDARWNVQLHRPLHAAGYYLNLEFYYANSNVEQDEEVKQGLYACIRRVVPTIELQDKILDELPKYKKVEGLFGIPFAIRHRTTKAPALAPNLQTFAIKILSLTCSSSGCERNRSIFEHLHSKKRNKLEQKRLNDLVFIKYNRALRRRYDARDTIDPIRLDEINESNEWLLGRSTLDSGEENAIVFEDDELTWGDIVRAVGVDEDAYSLQSQSTIEPSGKSKASSSKASKKASSFKSSGCRLNLIDEEEEDEKKNFDDSNEVEAEYRSDENGDDGNESEEFEDYLVESDDWI, encoded by the exons ATGGGTTATATTTATGAAGCCATGGGCCGAGCCAAGAAAGCTATTGCTGCTTCATTTTCCAACATTGAAGAGAAGTATAAAGATGTGTTTGCGTTGATTGATGCTAGATGGAATGTTCAACTTCATAGGCCTTTGCATGCAGCTGGTTACTACTTGAACCTGGAGTTCTACTATGCAAATTCTAATGTAGAACAAGATGAAGAGGTTAAGCAAGGTTTATATGCTTGCATTCGGAGGGTGGTTCCAACTATTGAATTGCAAGATAAAATTCTTGATGAACTTCCAAAGTACAAGAAAGTAGAAGGACTTTTTGGGATCCCTTTTGCAATAAGACATAGGACTACAAAAGCACCAG CATTGGCTCCGAATTTGCAAACTTttgcaatcaaaattttgagccTAACCTGCAGTTCATCGGGTTGTGAGCGAAATCGGAGTATTTTTGAACAT CTTCAttctaagaaaagaaataaattggagCAAAAACGCCTCAATGATCTAGTTTTTATCAAGTATAATAGAGCTTTGAGGAGGCGATATGATGCACGTGATACAATAGATCCTATTCGTTTGGATGAAATAAATGAGAGTAATGAATGGTTGTTAGGGAGATCGACTCTTGATAGTGGTGAAGAGAATGCTATAGTATTTGAGGATGATGAATTGACTTGGGGTGATATTGTACGAGCTGTCGGGGTTGATGAAGATGCTTATAGTTTGCAATCTCAATCTACAATAGAACCAAGTGGCAAATCAAAGGCGTCTTCTTCAAAAGCTAGCAAAAAAGCCTCTTCATTTAAATCTAGTGGATGTCGTCTAAATCTTattgatgaagaagaagaggacgaaaaaaaaaacttcgaTGATTCTAATGAAGTGGAGGCTGAGTATAGATCTGACGAAAATGGAGATGATGGAAATGAAAGTGAAGAATTTGAAGATTATCTAGTAGAATCAGATGATTGGATTTAG
- the LOC105162263 gene encoding uncharacterized protein LOC105162263 isoform X1: protein MYNNFKGKFKGQQLKKMFWKAALTYSVNQHLKTMAEIEKMYPKKNAEQTPYEWLAEIPPVHWARCFFLTKTKFDVLVNNMNESFNHIILEARELPIIQMFEWIRRKFMGRIQVKREEMKKYKGVVCPNIMKKTEVQRLENRNCFPSWAGEDKYEVMHFMQNHISYLKEQFYSCGMFQLVGYPCCHAIAAIDYHRLKVEDFIDECFKKEVYLKVYNHMIHPVPGMHDFEDSKMGKVDPPNVVIKMGRPKKCRRKDANDVRETTSRRGFTHTCAICLRKGHNKRSCTNPPHPKSKFKQNPNQGRQRSSKSHGASRSRRPSTPPYPPFNENETIQEEVPPIYSQPSQDSMPEIAVQPPLPVQPQIPVQPPIPLQPPPQTASRQPFKSSRATLGETITRGLNVHKSSHEQSK from the exons atgtacaataattttaaaggaaaatttAAAGGGCAACAACTAAAAAAGATGTTTTGGAAAGCTGCATTAACTTACAGTGTTAACCAACACTTGAAAACAATGGCTGAGATTGAAAAAAtgtacccaaaaaaaaatgctgAACAAACACCATACGAATGGTTGGCTGAAATACCTCCAGTACATTGGGCAAGATGTTTCTTCCTAACTAAGACAAAGTTTGATGTGCTTGTGAATAACATGAACGAATCCTTCAATCATATTATCCTGGAGGCAAGGGAATTACCAATAATTCAGATGTTTGAATGGATAAGGAGGAAATTCATGGGAAGAATTCAAGTGAAAAGAGAGgagatgaaaaaatacaagggggTTGTTTGTCCTAATATCATGAAGAAAACTGAAGTGCAAAGGCTGGAGAATAGAAACTGCTTTCCTTCTTGGGCAGGGGAAGACAAATACGAGGTAATGCATTTTATGCAAAACCACATAAGTTACCTCAAGGAGCAGTTTTACAGTTGTGGCATGTTTCAGCTTGTGGGATATCCTTGCTGTCATGCCATTGCTGCAATTGATTATCATAGGCTGAAAGTGGAGGATTTCATTGATGAATGCTTCAAGAAGGAAGTGTATTTAAAGGTATACAACCACATGATCCACCCAGTGCCAGGGATGCATGATTTTGAAGATTCAAAGATGGGAAAAGTGGATCCTCCTAATGTAGTAATCAAGATGGGAAG GCCAAAAAAATGTAGAAGGAAGGATGCAAATGATGTGAGGGAAACAACTTCAAGAAGAGGTTTTACCCACACTTGTGCAATATGTTTGAGAAAAGGGCACAATAAAAGAAGTTGCACCAATCCCCCACACCCCAAATCCAAATTCAAGCAG AATCCCAACCAAGGCAGACAAAGATCCAGCAAGTCACATGGTGCATCAAGATCTAGAAGACCTAGTACCCCACCTTATCCACCTTTTAATGAGAATGAGACAATTCAAGAAGAG GTACCTCCAATTTATTCCCAACCATCTCAAGATTCCATGCCCGAAATTGCAGTTCAGCCCCCACTTCCAGTTCAGCCACAAATTCCAGTTCAGCCACCAATTCCACTTCAGCCACCACCTCAAACAGCTTCAAGACAACCTTTTAAG AGTAGCAGAGCAACACTAGGTGAGACTATCACTAGAGGATTGAATGTGCATAAATCATCACATGAACAG AGCAAATAA
- the LOC105162321 gene encoding spore wall protein 2-like: protein MSIKKLEGDERIRELLRDYKSCNVISIYIERKAGPLLSIDVSGNVLHCEIFVPLLQYNVEQTGNEEGIEVENESAGFVFEGVGVEEGAEDDDEGVGVEEGAKGENEGVGVEEGAEGDNERVEGEEAGVEEGAEGDNEGEGVEDGADGNNEGVEGEEVGVEEEVGNDESDSSLVSDCPSWMLEDLEGPWDDDIFTSRPENYTRTMLETLRSLMRERKKNKQQEQQNEKGEGTSRGDGQWFTDCEDEDFGNEGDGCPMWMR, encoded by the coding sequence ATGTCTATAAAGAAGTTAGAAGGGGATGAGCGTATTAGAGAGTTATTAAGAGACTATAAAAGTTGTAATGTTATATCAATTTACATTGAAAGAAAAGCAGGCCCTTTGTTGTCTATAGATGTTAGTGGTAATGTCCTTCATTGTGAAATTTTTGTGCCACTGTTACAATATAATGTTGAACAAACAGGGAATGAGGAAGGGATTGAGGTTGAAAATGAGAGTGCAGGATTTGTTTTTGAGGGAGTAGGGGTTGAGGAAGGGGCtgaggatgatgatgaaggTGTAGGGGTTGAGGAAGGTGCTAAGGGTGAAAATGAGGGTGTAGGAGTGGAGGAAGGGGCTGAGGGTGACAATGAGAGAGTAGAGGGTGAAGAAGCAGGGGTTGAGGAAGGGGCTGAGGGTGATAATGAGGGTGAAGGGGTTGAGGATGGGGCTGATGGTAACAATGAGGGTGTAGAGGGTGAGGAAGTAGGGGTTGAGGAAGAGGTAGGAAATGATGAGTCTGATTCATCATTAGTTTCTGATTGCCCTTCATGGATGTTAGAGGATTTAGAGGGTCCTTGGGATGATGATATTTTCACTAGTAGGCCTGAAAACTACACAAGAACAATGCTAGAGACTCTAAGGTCTTTaatgagagaaagaaagaaaaacaaacagcAAGAGCAACAAAATGAGAAGGGTGAAGGGACTAGTAGGGGAGATGGACAGTGGTTTACTGATTGTGAGGATGAAGATTTTGGTAATGAGGGAGATGGGTGTCCAATGTGGATGAGATGA